One part of the Streptomyces lydicus genome encodes these proteins:
- a CDS encoding carbohydrate ABC transporter permease, producing the protein MATTTPAPALRRKRTRARLRTLGFLSPWLIGFSVFFGYPLIATVYFSFMHYNQIKPPAFVGLRNWTYVLTQMPLFGPALWNTLWLVVVMVALRVVFGLGIGMLATKIKSGTGFFRTAFYLPYLAPPVAATVAFVFLLNPGTGPVNEILGAVGIPAPSWFNDPDWAKPSLVMLSLWGIGDLMVIFMAALLDVPKEQYEAAELDGAGAWGKFRYVTWPSITPIVMFAVVTGVVQTMQYYTQALVAGKLASGVSIGPGTVIQPGYPDHATLTVPQLVYSLGFQNFNTGAACVLSLVLFALAMAVTTLLMRKRAGLLAAED; encoded by the coding sequence ATGGCAACCACCACCCCCGCACCGGCGCTGCGGCGCAAGCGCACCCGCGCGCGGCTGCGCACCCTCGGGTTCCTCTCCCCCTGGCTCATCGGCTTCTCGGTCTTCTTCGGCTATCCGCTGATCGCCACCGTCTACTTCTCCTTCATGCACTACAACCAGATCAAGCCGCCCGCCTTCGTGGGCCTGCGGAACTGGACGTACGTGCTGACGCAGATGCCGCTGTTCGGCCCCGCGCTGTGGAACACGCTGTGGCTGGTCGTGGTGATGGTGGCGCTGCGGGTGGTCTTCGGGCTGGGCATCGGCATGCTCGCCACCAAGATCAAATCCGGCACGGGGTTCTTCCGCACGGCCTTCTACCTGCCGTACCTCGCGCCCCCGGTGGCCGCCACCGTCGCCTTCGTCTTCCTGCTCAACCCCGGCACCGGCCCGGTCAACGAGATCCTCGGGGCGGTCGGCATCCCCGCCCCCTCGTGGTTCAACGACCCCGACTGGGCCAAGCCCTCGCTGGTGATGCTGTCGCTGTGGGGCATCGGCGACCTGATGGTGATCTTCATGGCGGCGCTGCTGGACGTCCCCAAGGAGCAGTACGAGGCCGCCGAGCTGGACGGAGCCGGCGCCTGGGGGAAGTTCCGCTACGTCACCTGGCCGTCCATCACCCCGATCGTGATGTTCGCGGTGGTCACCGGCGTCGTCCAGACCATGCAGTACTACACCCAGGCCCTGGTCGCCGGGAAACTCGCCTCCGGTGTCTCCATCGGCCCGGGCACGGTGATCCAGCCCGGCTACCCGGACCACGCCACCCTCACCGTCCCCCAGCTCGTCTACTCGCTGGGCTTCCAGAACTTCAACACCGGCGCGGCGTGTGTGCTCTCCCTCGTGCTCTTCGCCCTCGCCATGGCCGTCACCACCCTGCTGATGCGCAAGCGCGCCGGCCTGCTCGCGGCGGAGGACTGA
- a CDS encoding beta-N-acetylglucosaminidase domain-containing protein: MAGTTALAAAVIGSLLGGVPSAQAAPADPAVGGPGRPDGTDRSADAGRVPAVWPRPQSLQELGGAVPLRREAVLVAAPDTDPYALDVLRGLLRDAGVRTVREPASGDRLPAGGPVFLVGGTRAEDALRALRAPARGDLPSGGYRLAVGRLAGRDTVALAGVGPDGLFHAAQTLRQLVTDGTGQDEPSRSQDDRGGDGRRAGRQLPSVTVRDWPGTAVRGTAEGFYGQPWSRAQRLAQLDFMGRTKQNRYLYAPGDDPYRQARWRDPYPAAQRADFRALAERARANHVTLGWAVAPGQSLCFSSEEDLRALRRKVDAMWALGVRSFQLQFQDVSYDEWHCDDDKDAFGTGPRAAARAQARIANALADHLRTRHPDAGPLSLMPTEYYQDGATAYRSALAEALGERVEVAWTGVGVVPRTITGTELSTARQAFGHPLVTMDNYPVNDYAQDRIFLGPYRGREPAVATGSAALLANAMEQPLASRIPLFTAADYAWNPRDYRPAESWQAAVDDLAGGDPRARTALRALAGNTSSSLLNRRESGYLQPLVERFWQTRETAVNSGRPGKDEDFAAAAKALRAAFRAMSAAPDDLTSDLAAEIQPWAAQLARYGSAGEQAVDTLTAQAQGDGDAAWAAQRAVQRLHKEIGRSPATVGKGVLAPFLERAMTEADAWTGARGATPRPVGGAGAASLTVPFERTRPLTAVTALTDPGPSAGAVSLEAHVPGEGWRRLDTLSPTGWTEAETPRLSADAVRLTWAHGADAPSVHALTPWFGDTPAAGLELSRKATDAQPGGSATVDARLYSRRPHDVREKLTVKAPKGFTVHAPKEVTAPRGGTATVRVTVDVPEDAASGTYEIPVSFGGEQQTLTVRTYPGTGGKDLAHGTVATSSGDETPDFPASAATDGNPRTRWSSPADDHAWLQFALAHPTHLGRVVLTWQDAYAAAYRIQVSPDGHSWRTAATVQDGKGGREAVRMDAEDVRFVRVQGDKRATRFGYSLWSVEAYAVTGGDRPTAD, encoded by the coding sequence GTGGCGGGGACCACCGCGCTGGCCGCCGCGGTCATCGGGAGCCTGCTGGGCGGAGTGCCCAGCGCCCAGGCGGCACCCGCCGACCCTGCCGTCGGCGGCCCCGGCAGGCCGGACGGCACCGACCGGTCGGCCGACGCGGGCCGGGTGCCCGCCGTCTGGCCGCGCCCCCAGTCACTGCAGGAACTCGGCGGCGCCGTCCCGCTGCGCCGGGAGGCCGTCCTGGTGGCGGCCCCGGACACCGACCCCTACGCGCTCGACGTACTGCGCGGACTGCTGCGCGACGCCGGCGTGCGCACCGTCCGGGAGCCGGCTTCCGGCGACCGGCTGCCCGCCGGCGGCCCGGTGTTCCTCGTCGGCGGCACCCGGGCCGAGGACGCGCTGCGCGCGCTGCGCGCACCGGCCCGCGGGGACCTGCCGTCCGGCGGCTACCGGCTGGCCGTGGGCCGGCTCGCCGGCCGGGACACCGTCGCCCTGGCCGGCGTGGGCCCGGACGGCCTCTTCCACGCCGCGCAGACCCTGCGGCAACTGGTCACCGACGGGACCGGCCAGGACGAACCCTCCCGCAGCCAGGACGACCGTGGCGGCGACGGGAGAAGGGCGGGCCGCCAGCTGCCGTCGGTGACCGTACGGGACTGGCCCGGCACGGCGGTGCGCGGCACCGCCGAGGGCTTCTACGGGCAGCCGTGGAGCCGGGCGCAGCGGCTCGCCCAGCTGGACTTCATGGGCCGCACCAAGCAGAACCGCTATCTGTACGCACCGGGCGACGACCCCTACCGCCAGGCGCGGTGGCGGGACCCCTACCCGGCCGCGCAGCGCGCCGACTTCCGGGCGCTGGCCGAGCGGGCCCGCGCCAACCACGTCACCCTGGGCTGGGCCGTGGCACCCGGGCAGAGCCTGTGCTTCTCGTCCGAGGAGGACCTGCGGGCGCTGCGACGCAAGGTGGACGCCATGTGGGCGCTGGGGGTGCGCTCCTTCCAGCTCCAGTTCCAGGACGTCAGCTACGACGAGTGGCACTGCGACGACGACAAGGACGCCTTCGGCACCGGCCCGCGGGCCGCGGCCCGGGCGCAGGCACGGATCGCCAACGCGCTCGCCGACCACCTGCGGACGCGGCACCCGGACGCCGGGCCGCTGTCGCTGATGCCGACGGAGTACTACCAGGACGGCGCCACGGCATACCGCAGCGCGCTCGCCGAGGCGCTCGGCGAGCGGGTCGAGGTGGCCTGGACCGGCGTCGGGGTGGTCCCGCGGACCATCACCGGCACCGAACTGTCCACCGCCCGCCAGGCGTTCGGCCACCCGCTGGTCACCATGGACAACTACCCCGTCAACGACTACGCCCAGGACCGGATCTTCCTCGGCCCCTACCGCGGCCGCGAACCGGCCGTCGCCACCGGCTCGGCGGCGCTGCTCGCCAACGCCATGGAGCAGCCGCTCGCGTCCCGTATCCCGCTGTTCACCGCCGCCGACTACGCGTGGAACCCGCGCGACTACCGCCCGGCGGAATCCTGGCAGGCGGCCGTCGACGACCTGGCGGGCGGCGACCCCCGGGCCCGCACGGCGCTGCGCGCACTCGCCGGCAACACCTCGTCCTCGCTGCTCAACCGCCGCGAATCGGGCTATCTGCAGCCGCTGGTCGAGCGCTTCTGGCAGACCCGCGAGACGGCCGTCAACAGCGGCCGCCCCGGCAAGGACGAGGACTTCGCCGCGGCCGCCAAGGCGCTGCGCGCCGCCTTCCGCGCCATGAGCGCAGCCCCGGACGACCTCACCTCCGACCTGGCCGCCGAAATCCAGCCCTGGGCCGCGCAGTTGGCGCGCTACGGCAGCGCCGGCGAGCAGGCCGTGGACACCCTGACGGCGCAGGCCCAGGGCGACGGGGACGCCGCCTGGGCCGCCCAGCGCGCGGTGCAGCGGCTGCACAAGGAGATCGGCCGGAGCCCGGCGACGGTCGGGAAGGGCGTGCTGGCGCCCTTCCTGGAGCGCGCGATGACCGAGGCGGACGCCTGGACCGGGGCCCGCGGGGCGACGCCCCGGCCCGTGGGGGGAGCCGGTGCGGCCTCCCTCACCGTCCCCTTCGAGCGGACCCGGCCGCTGACCGCGGTGACCGCGCTGACCGACCCGGGCCCGTCCGCGGGCGCCGTCTCCCTGGAGGCGCACGTCCCCGGCGAGGGCTGGCGGCGCCTCGACACGCTCTCACCGACCGGCTGGACCGAGGCGGAAACACCCCGGCTGAGCGCCGACGCGGTCCGCCTGACCTGGGCGCACGGCGCGGACGCCCCGTCCGTCCACGCCCTCACCCCGTGGTTCGGGGACACCCCCGCGGCCGGTCTGGAACTCTCCCGCAAGGCGACGGACGCGCAGCCGGGCGGCAGCGCGACGGTCGACGCCCGGCTCTACTCCCGCCGCCCCCACGACGTCCGCGAAAAGCTGACGGTCAAGGCCCCCAAGGGCTTCACCGTGCACGCGCCGAAGGAGGTCACCGCCCCCCGGGGCGGCACCGCCACGGTCCGCGTCACGGTCGACGTCCCCGAGGACGCCGCGTCCGGCACGTACGAGATCCCGGTGTCCTTCGGCGGCGAGCAGCAGACGCTGACCGTGCGCACCTATCCGGGCACCGGCGGCAAGGACCTGGCGCACGGCACCGTGGCCACCTCCTCCGGTGACGAGACCCCCGACTTCCCGGCCTCCGCGGCCACCGACGGCAACCCGAGGACCCGCTGGTCCTCCCCCGCCGACGACCACGCCTGGCTCCAGTTCGCGCTGGCCCACCCGACCCACCTCGGCCGGGTCGTGCTGACCTGGCAGGACGCCTACGCGGCCGCTTACCGCATCCAGGTCTCGCCGGACGGCCACAGCTGGCGCACGGCCGCCACGGTGCAGGACGGCAAGGGCGGCCGCGAAGCGGTCAGGATGGACGCCGAGGACGTGCGCTTCGTCCGCGTACAGGGCGACAAGCGGGCCACCCGGTTCGGCTACTCACTGTGGTCGGTGGAGGCGTACGCGGTCACCGGCGGCGACCGGCCGACGGCGGACTGA
- the malQ gene encoding 4-alpha-glucanotransferase produces the protein MGRARLARLHGIATSYDPAPGTRVQIADDTVVAVLAALGVDASTPHAVRTALAAYEDGPARALLPRTVVARPGRPPDLPELPEGTALRVETEDGEADEQVLQGPAAPAAAALARLLPPGVHVLHAKAPDGRSARAPLIVAPDRVPAPPGRSHGFLVQLYSLLSRQSWGMGDLGDLADLAAWSGRALGTGFVQLNPLHAAVPGPPTDPSPYRPSSRRFPDPVHLRIEQIPEYVQLAGADRLRADELAARARALRGEVLEAGALIDRDAVWALKREALELLVAVPLSPGRRAAYCDFLAEQGQALEDHATWYAIAERHGPDWRRWPAGLRSPRSADTARLRPRLSDRIDFHCRLAWFTDQQLAAAQRAARDAGMAVGLVHDLAVGVHPSGADTWAQQDAFAAGMSIGAPPDAFNARGQDWGLPPWRPDALAAAGYTPYRELLRGLLRHAGALRIDHVMGLFRLWWVPEGRPPTEGAYVRYDGEAMLSVLALEADRAGAAVIGEDLGTVEPGVREALAERGVLGTSVLWFERDYGGGPGAAGDGADPAGDVPGAAAAADGREAPAQARILAPEEWRGDCLATVTTHDLPSTAARLTGEDVALRARLGLLAGPAERERSRARCELAEWLGELTRRGLLPEGPGDEEAAVRAVHRFLLRTPARMVGVWLPDAVGDRRPQNLPGTWDEYPNWRLPIAGPDGRPQTLEELAASPRLHALMRELGDQSR, from the coding sequence ATGGGCCGCGCGCGGCTTGCCCGGTTGCACGGCATCGCGACGTCGTACGATCCCGCACCGGGCACACGTGTCCAGATCGCCGACGACACCGTCGTCGCCGTGCTCGCCGCCCTGGGCGTCGACGCCTCGACCCCGCACGCCGTCCGCACCGCACTGGCCGCGTACGAGGACGGCCCTGCCCGGGCCCTGCTGCCGCGCACCGTCGTCGCCCGCCCGGGCCGGCCCCCCGACCTCCCGGAGCTCCCCGAGGGCACCGCCCTGCGGGTGGAGACCGAGGACGGGGAGGCCGACGAGCAGGTCCTCCAGGGCCCCGCGGCGCCCGCCGCCGCGGCGCTCGCGCGGCTGCTGCCGCCCGGCGTGCACGTCCTGCACGCCAAGGCCCCCGACGGGCGGTCCGCCCGCGCCCCGCTGATCGTCGCCCCCGACCGGGTGCCCGCACCGCCCGGCCGCAGCCACGGCTTCCTGGTGCAGCTCTACTCCCTGCTGTCCCGGCAGTCCTGGGGCATGGGCGACCTCGGGGACCTCGCCGACCTCGCCGCTTGGTCCGGGCGCGCCCTGGGCACCGGCTTCGTCCAGCTCAACCCGCTGCACGCGGCCGTCCCCGGCCCGCCGACCGACCCGTCCCCCTACCGCCCCTCCTCGCGCCGCTTCCCCGACCCGGTCCACCTGCGCATCGAGCAGATCCCGGAGTACGTCCAGCTGGCCGGCGCCGACCGCTTACGGGCCGACGAGCTGGCCGCCCGGGCCCGTGCGCTGCGCGGCGAGGTGCTCGAAGCGGGCGCGCTGATCGACCGGGACGCCGTGTGGGCGCTGAAGCGCGAGGCCCTGGAGCTGCTCGTCGCGGTCCCGCTCAGCCCGGGCCGGCGGGCCGCGTACTGCGACTTCCTCGCCGAGCAGGGCCAGGCCCTGGAGGACCACGCCACCTGGTACGCGATCGCCGAACGGCACGGCCCGGACTGGCGCCGCTGGCCCGCCGGGCTGCGCTCCCCGCGGTCCGCGGACACCGCCCGGCTGCGGCCGCGGCTGAGCGACCGGATCGACTTCCACTGCCGGCTCGCCTGGTTCACCGACCAGCAGCTGGCCGCCGCGCAGCGCGCCGCCCGGGACGCCGGGATGGCCGTCGGGCTGGTCCACGACCTGGCCGTCGGCGTCCACCCCTCCGGTGCCGACACCTGGGCCCAGCAGGACGCCTTCGCCGCCGGCATGTCCATCGGCGCCCCGCCCGACGCCTTCAACGCCCGCGGCCAGGACTGGGGCCTGCCGCCCTGGCGCCCGGACGCGCTGGCCGCCGCGGGCTACACCCCGTACCGGGAGCTGCTGCGCGGGCTGCTGCGGCACGCCGGCGCACTGCGCATCGACCATGTGATGGGCCTGTTCCGGCTGTGGTGGGTCCCGGAGGGCCGGCCGCCGACGGAGGGCGCCTACGTCCGCTACGACGGCGAGGCGATGCTCTCGGTGCTCGCCCTGGAGGCGGACCGGGCCGGCGCCGCGGTCATCGGCGAGGACCTGGGCACCGTGGAGCCGGGGGTGCGCGAGGCGCTCGCGGAGCGGGGCGTGCTGGGCACCTCGGTGCTGTGGTTCGAGCGGGACTACGGCGGCGGACCGGGGGCCGCGGGGGACGGGGCGGACCCGGCCGGTGACGTTCCCGGGGCCGCGGCCGCGGCGGACGGCCGGGAAGCTCCCGCGCAGGCCCGGATTCTCGCCCCGGAGGAGTGGCGCGGCGACTGTCTGGCCACCGTCACCACCCACGACCTGCCCTCCACCGCCGCCCGGCTGACCGGCGAGGACGTCGCGTTGCGGGCCCGGCTCGGGCTGCTCGCCGGGCCGGCTGAACGTGAACGGTCCCGCGCCCGGTGCGAACTCGCCGAATGGCTGGGGGAGTTGACGCGGCGCGGGCTGCTGCCGGAGGGCCCGGGCGACGAGGAGGCGGCGGTCAGAGCGGTGCACCGTTTTCTGCTGCGGACCCCGGCGCGGATGGTCGGCGTCTGGTTGCCCGACGCCGTGGGGGACCGTCGCCCGCAGAACCTCCCCGGGACATGGGATGAATACCCCAACTGGCGGCTTCCGATCGCCGGGCCGGACGGGCGCCCGCAGACCCTCGAAGAGCTGGCCGCCTCGCCCCGATTGCACGCACTGATGCGGGAATTGGGCGACCAGAGCCGCTGA
- a CDS encoding HNH endonuclease has product MPHVLVLNASYEPLGVVPLRRALILVLNEKAVSLEESGALMHSATRVVPAPSVVRLKRFVRVPFRGPVPLTRRALFARDGGRCMYCGGVATSVDHVIPRSRGGQHTWENVVAACRRCNHVKADRHVAEIGWRLRHQPAPPSGLAWRIIGTGHRDPRWLPYLQPYGADDALARIDAVSA; this is encoded by the coding sequence GTGCCGCATGTCCTGGTCCTCAACGCGTCGTACGAGCCGCTCGGCGTCGTACCGCTCCGCCGCGCGCTCATCCTCGTCCTCAATGAGAAGGCCGTCAGCCTTGAGGAATCCGGCGCCCTGATGCACAGCGCGACCCGAGTAGTCCCTGCTCCGAGCGTGGTCCGCTTGAAGCGGTTCGTGCGGGTGCCCTTTCGTGGCCCCGTCCCCCTGACCCGCCGTGCGCTGTTCGCGCGTGACGGCGGGCGCTGTATGTACTGCGGTGGCGTCGCAACCAGCGTCGACCACGTCATCCCGCGCAGCCGCGGAGGTCAGCACACCTGGGAGAACGTCGTCGCCGCCTGCCGGCGCTGCAACCACGTCAAGGCCGACCGCCATGTCGCCGAGATCGGCTGGCGGCTGCGTCATCAACCCGCCCCGCCGTCAGGGCTGGCGTGGCGGATCATCGGCACGGGGCATCGCGACCCGCGCTGGCTGCCGTATTTGCAGCCGTACGGCGCGGATGACGCCTTGGCCCGGATCGACGCCGTATCGGCGTAG
- a CDS encoding mechanosensitive ion channel family protein, protein MFWSASPAAAAPLSAVASGSTGPTSLDEATEKATNAADWVQQNWGTWLTSGLQILLIIVIAVVLRHVIRRTITKLIERMNRTAAAAQGTALGGLLVNAERRRQRSEAIGSVLRSVASFVIMGTAALTVLSVLQINLAPLLASAGVAGVAIGFGARNLVTDFLSGVFMILEDQYGVGDEIDAGVATGTVIEVGLRVTKLRGPNGAIWYIRNGEVKRIGNLSQGWSTAAVDVLLAADQDLERARETITAAGAEMSKSEPWNEQLWEPVEVLGLSEVHLETVTLSVAARTMPGKAPGVERELRWRIKQALDAAGVHLAPRPAPEEEEEDAADPTAAVAAPSALSNPTSPQSLASDPLAAPPKIGK, encoded by the coding sequence GTGTTCTGGTCCGCTTCGCCGGCCGCTGCCGCGCCCCTGAGCGCCGTGGCCTCCGGTTCAACCGGTCCGACCTCGCTCGACGAGGCCACGGAGAAGGCCACCAACGCCGCCGACTGGGTGCAGCAGAACTGGGGGACGTGGCTCACCTCCGGCCTGCAGATCCTGCTGATCATCGTGATCGCGGTGGTCCTCCGCCATGTGATCCGCCGCACGATCACCAAGCTCATCGAGCGGATGAACCGCACCGCGGCCGCCGCGCAGGGCACCGCGCTGGGCGGTCTGCTCGTCAACGCCGAGCGCCGGCGCCAGCGCTCCGAGGCCATCGGCTCGGTGCTGCGCAGCGTCGCCTCGTTCGTGATCATGGGTACGGCCGCGCTGACCGTGCTCTCCGTCCTGCAGATCAACCTCGCACCACTGCTGGCCAGCGCCGGTGTGGCCGGCGTCGCGATCGGCTTCGGCGCCCGCAACCTCGTCACGGACTTCCTCTCCGGGGTCTTCATGATCCTGGAGGACCAGTACGGCGTCGGCGACGAGATCGACGCGGGCGTGGCCACCGGCACGGTCATAGAGGTCGGCCTGCGGGTCACCAAGCTGCGCGGACCGAACGGGGCGATCTGGTACATCCGCAACGGCGAGGTCAAGCGGATAGGCAACCTCAGCCAGGGCTGGTCCACCGCCGCGGTCGACGTGCTCCTCGCCGCCGACCAGGACCTGGAGCGCGCCCGCGAGACGATCACCGCGGCCGGTGCGGAGATGTCCAAGTCCGAGCCGTGGAACGAGCAGTTGTGGGAGCCGGTGGAGGTGCTGGGCCTGAGCGAGGTGCACCTGGAGACGGTGACCCTGAGCGTCGCGGCCCGGACGATGCCCGGCAAGGCACCGGGCGTCGAGCGGGAACTGCGCTGGCGCATCAAGCAGGCCCTGGACGCCGCCGGGGTCCACCTGGCGCCGCGGCCGGCCCCCGAGGAGGAGGAAGAGGACGCCGCCGACCCCACGGCCGCCGTCGCCGCCCCCTCGGCCCTCAGCAACCCGACGTCGCCGCAGTCGCTGGCGTCGGATCCGCTCGCGGCACCGCCGAAGATCGGGAAGTAG
- a CDS encoding ROK family transcriptional regulator has protein sequence MNDRAALDLLVSQGPLTRTQIGELTGLSKPTASQLLARLEAAGLVRTTGNVTGRPGPSAQLYEIDPGAAHVAALAVDQLGITAAVADITGHVLGEERVDTDAVGEDVPNRTARLVAGAVDGALAKAGLTRERLHGAVIGTPGALDPQTGRLRYAPHLPGWHSRALKEELAEVLGTPITIENDVNLAAVAEQYDGAAQDYDDFVLVWADEGVGAAIVLGGHLLRGATGGAGEIGYMPLPGAPLARGGDRSAAQPDAGGGFQRLVGSPSVIELAREYGAPDVHTVKEALERGDVREEVARRLATGLAAVVAVVDPRLVVLSGEVPQAGGEALRTLVEEEFTGLALPRPTLRLSDIDGNPILIGALRTALADARDAVFDTTG, from the coding sequence ATGAACGACCGGGCCGCGCTCGATCTCCTGGTGTCGCAGGGCCCGCTGACCCGTACGCAGATCGGCGAGCTGACCGGACTGTCGAAGCCGACCGCCTCCCAGCTGCTGGCCCGGCTGGAGGCCGCCGGCCTGGTGCGCACGACCGGGAACGTGACCGGACGGCCGGGGCCCAGTGCGCAGCTCTACGAGATCGACCCGGGCGCGGCGCACGTCGCGGCGCTGGCGGTCGACCAACTGGGCATCACCGCAGCGGTCGCCGACATCACCGGACATGTGCTCGGCGAGGAGCGGGTGGACACCGACGCGGTGGGCGAGGACGTACCGAACCGGACGGCGCGGCTGGTGGCCGGGGCCGTCGACGGGGCGCTGGCCAAGGCCGGGCTGACGCGTGAGCGGCTGCACGGCGCGGTGATCGGCACCCCCGGCGCGCTGGACCCGCAGACCGGCCGGCTGCGCTACGCCCCGCACCTTCCCGGATGGCACTCGCGGGCGCTGAAGGAGGAGCTGGCGGAGGTACTGGGCACGCCGATCACCATCGAGAACGATGTGAACCTGGCGGCGGTGGCCGAGCAGTACGACGGCGCGGCGCAGGACTACGACGACTTCGTGCTGGTGTGGGCCGACGAGGGGGTCGGCGCCGCGATCGTGCTCGGCGGGCACCTGCTGCGCGGGGCCACCGGTGGCGCCGGCGAGATCGGCTACATGCCGCTGCCCGGCGCCCCGCTGGCCCGGGGCGGAGACCGCAGCGCCGCACAGCCGGACGCCGGCGGCGGCTTCCAGCGGCTGGTCGGCTCGCCGAGCGTGATCGAACTGGCCCGGGAGTACGGGGCCCCGGACGTCCACACCGTCAAGGAGGCGCTGGAGCGTGGTGACGTACGGGAAGAGGTCGCCCGGCGGCTGGCCACCGGGCTGGCGGCGGTGGTCGCGGTCGTCGATCCGCGACTGGTGGTGCTCTCCGGCGAGGTCCCGCAGGCGGGCGGAGAGGCGCTGCGGACCCTGGTCGAGGAGGAGTTCACCGGGCTCGCGCTGCCCCGGCCCACCCTTCGCCTCAGCGATATCGACGGCAACCCGATCCTCATCGGCGCGCTGCGGACCGCCCTCGCGGATGCCCGCGACGCGGTGTTCGACACCACGGGCTGA
- a CDS encoding ABC transporter substrate-binding protein yields MPMSRPRFRLSAALVGAGLLISACANPGMGSDRDDPTAPVTLTFWHGWSTPGEVKALNDSVARFEKRHRNITVKLVPNVTDETMNQALRAGGSDAPDVVSSFTTNNVGQYCSSGMWADLDPFLRKTGVDKKRVFPKTLLDYTSYRGRQCALPLLADSYGLYYNKDAFKKAGITRPPRTMSELKRDAVKLTERTEDGGYRRVGFMPNFRLYQNSPDRMFAQWGPRYFDAHGKARLAEDPASEQFFATARALVDAQGGYGPLEKFRTTFGDEMSSQNAFLTQKLAMHLDGEWRGLMLKDAKAPFHWGTAPMPVPDDRPETYGRGYLTGTVLGIAHSSRHQNAAWELVRYLTTDTDQVVRFANAIHNVPSTKAALNSPELDADPAFRTFLTIARNRYSVALPPSTNGGQYVTALQDFSYAVEAGKVPDLGKGLRGLDAQIDADNLQSEN; encoded by the coding sequence ATGCCGATGTCGCGTCCGCGCTTCCGGCTCTCGGCCGCGCTGGTCGGCGCCGGGCTGCTCATCTCCGCCTGCGCCAATCCCGGCATGGGCAGCGACCGCGACGATCCGACCGCACCGGTCACCCTCACCTTCTGGCACGGCTGGTCGACGCCGGGCGAGGTGAAGGCCCTCAATGACAGCGTCGCCCGTTTCGAGAAACGGCACCGCAACATCACGGTGAAGCTGGTCCCCAACGTCACCGACGAGACGATGAACCAGGCGCTGCGGGCCGGCGGGAGTGACGCGCCCGATGTGGTGTCGTCGTTCACCACCAACAACGTGGGGCAGTACTGCTCGTCGGGAATGTGGGCGGACCTCGATCCCTTCCTGCGGAAGACCGGGGTGGACAAGAAGCGCGTCTTCCCCAAAACCCTGCTGGATTACACGAGTTACCGGGGTCGGCAGTGTGCGCTGCCGCTGCTCGCGGACTCCTACGGCCTGTACTACAACAAGGACGCCTTCAAAAAGGCGGGCATCACCCGGCCACCGCGCACCATGTCCGAGCTGAAACGGGATGCCGTCAAACTCACCGAACGCACCGAGGACGGCGGGTACCGGCGCGTGGGCTTCATGCCCAACTTCCGCCTCTACCAGAACAGTCCGGACCGGATGTTCGCCCAGTGGGGGCCGCGGTATTTCGACGCACACGGCAAGGCACGGCTCGCCGAGGACCCGGCGAGCGAGCAGTTCTTCGCCACCGCCCGCGCACTCGTCGACGCGCAGGGCGGCTACGGCCCGCTGGAGAAGTTCCGGACCACCTTCGGCGACGAGATGTCCTCGCAGAACGCCTTTCTGACCCAGAAACTGGCCATGCACCTGGACGGCGAATGGCGCGGTCTGATGCTCAAGGACGCCAAGGCTCCGTTCCACTGGGGCACCGCTCCGATGCCGGTGCCGGACGACCGGCCCGAGACCTACGGCCGGGGGTATCTGACCGGCACGGTGTTGGGCATCGCCCACAGCAGCCGCCACCAGAACGCGGCCTGGGAACTGGTGCGCTACCTGACCACGGACACCGACCAGGTGGTGCGGTTCGCCAATGCCATCCACAACGTGCCGTCCACCAAGGCGGCACTGAATTCGCCGGAGCTGGACGCCGACCCGGCCTTCCGCACCTTCCTCACCATCGCCCGGAACCGGTACAGCGTCGCGCTGCCGCCGTCCACCAACGGCGGGCAGTACGTCACCGCGCTGCAGGACTTCTCCTACGCCGTGGAGGCCGGAAAGGTCCCCGACCTCGGCAAGGGCCTGCGCGGGCTCGACGCGCAGATCGACGCCGACAACCTCCAGTCCGAGAACTGA